One Ooceraea biroi isolate clonal line C1 chromosome 6, Obir_v5.4, whole genome shotgun sequence genomic window carries:
- the LOC105276506 gene encoding LOW QUALITY PROTEIN: uncharacterized protein LOC105276506 (The sequence of the model RefSeq protein was modified relative to this genomic sequence to represent the inferred CDS: inserted 1 base in 1 codon) — MGNKVDDXGNMRLSVMQENDGSDRGKSSENQLSDDEIIMDNDKYLEDNDTLAREEGSMISNLPLLFANGYPTSLEKITMAQLERFISFMVHCSLGHDTTKVINQPEWWPQHVKFSNPLMRPKKINDNWMANLKKLVFRCYTYHRSEYLLRFCSLLAQYPREDLEYINNWDSTTSLYHKSTGKLLVTFRNENLYYDRKNDSSRRTLLSHNASSSNYGNKSKQQQTPMMVQPPCDDIYLCDNCDAEFVGLAKMKEHEETCCEQEHGGSGSRSSTPDLAVEPELQQDQFLEYFQLFSNKTQVKSVRANSASGSDNGIVRRTSRRVRGSVNFARCATIPFSSPAGIVLAKKSKAMTEETQQERLDRIERHVIAPVLNDSCRPKWLDTKTNYVSRWIVSYKQNRDKLPADDYVHQYKFDNSCKPVLSIRSQLLYTACRPIYVVLTKLSEKQIDELRKNPSKYQSAQENINTRKILLTRKSGPACKTKPKKTGHQEQNAFTSSKRKAPLGDESDPIIVEDESTDISTSTAITKEALIAISDVKSCSVDSAETNAKLIKERKCSSSTITLIDLCSSDEEEDHLNVQTPCDENKDPMSSAESSIAKSLLRKFKPKQALCEALHLPRTLIDRLVIEQSSERR, encoded by the exons ATGGGAAACAAAGTTGATG TTGGAAATATGAGACTCTCAGTTATGCAAGAAAACGATGGAAGTGATCGAGGGAAATCGTCTGAAAATCAACTCTCCGATGATGAGATCATAATGGACAATGATAAGTACTTGGAGGATAATGACACTTTAGCGAGGGAAGAAGGTTCTATGATATCCAATCTTCCTCTTTTATTCGCTAACGGGTATCCTACATCTTTGGAAAAAATCACAATG GCACAGCTGGAACGCTTTATATCGTTTATGGTACATTGCTCATTAGGCCATGATACCACCAAGGTTATTAATCAACCTGAGTGGTGGCCTCAGCATGTCAAGTTTTCCAATCCATTGATGAGACCCAAAAAGATCAATGAT aACTGGATGGCGAACTTGAAGAAATTGGTCTTTCGATGTTACACTTATCACAGAAGCGAATATCTGTTGCGCTTTTGTTCCTTATTGGCGCAGTATCCCCGCGAGGACTTGGAGTACATTAATAATTGGGACTCGACGACTAGTTTGTATCACAAGAGTACTGGGAAACTCTTGGTGACATTCCGCAATGAAAACCTG TATTACGACAGAAAAAATGACAGTTCTCGAAGAACATTATTATCTCACAATGCATCTTCCTCGAACTATGGCAATAAGTCCAAACAACAACAAACCCCCATGATGGTTCAGCCACCATGCGATGATATTTATCTGTGTGACAATTGCGATGCTGAATTTGTTGGTCTTGCGAAAATGAAG GAACATGAGGAAACCTGTTGCGAGCAAGAGCACGGTGGTAGCGGCTCGCGTTCATCCACACCAGATCTGGCGGTCGAACCTGAATTACAGCAAGATCAGTTTCTAGAATATTTCCAATTATTCTCAAATAAGACTCAAGTCAAGTCGGTTCGCGCGAACAGCGCGAGTGGCTCCGACAACGGCATCGTTAGACGGACGTCTCGGCGTGTTAGAGGTTCCGTTAACTTCGCGCGATGCGCCACTATTCCATTCTCATCGCCTGCCGGCATCGTACTAGCCAAGAAGTCAAAAGCAATGACCGAGGAGACGCAGCAAGAACGATTAGACAGAATAGAGAGACATGTGATCGCACCAGTATTGAACGATTCGTGTAGACCAAAATGGCTGGATACAAAGACGAATTATGTTAGTAGATGGATAGTATCGTACAAACAAAATCGAGATAAACTCCCGGCTGACGATTACGTGCATCAATATAAATTCGACAACTCCTGTAAACCAG tcTTGAGCATACGGTCGCAATTGCTGTACACCGCTTGTCGACCGATTTATGTTGTTCTTACGAAACTTAGCGAGAAACAGATTGACGAATTAAGGAAGAATCCTTCCAAGTACCAATCTGCTCAAGAGAACATTAATACACGgaaaatattgttaacaaGAAAATCAGGACCAGCTTGCAAAACGAAGCCGAAGAAGACGGGCCATCAGGAACAAAACGCGTTTACGTCCTCGAAACGTAAAGCGCCATTGGGAGATGAATCCGATCCGATCATTGTTGAGGATGAAAGTACCGATATCAGTACATCAACTGCAATTACTAAAGAGGCCTTAATCGCGATCAGTGATGtgaagtcatgctctgtggaCAGTGCAGAAACGAATGCGAAATTAATCAAGGAGAGAAAGTGTTCGTCAAGCACAATTACGTTAATCGATCTTTGCTCATCAGACGAAGAGGAGGACCATCTGAATGTTCAAACACCCTGTGACGAGAACAAAGATCCCATGAGTTCTGCCGAGTCTTCGATCGCCAAGTCGCTTTTACGAAAATTTAAACCGAAGCAAGCTTTATGCGAAGCCTTGCACTTACCCCGTACTCTCATCGACAGAC
- the LOC105276507 gene encoding notchless protein homolog 1 — translation MSSNIAVDNVVAEKDKLVKCCFKSPDTGEILNNCGFDLPRNISVSFLEKFCKTLLGEDDTAPLVFYINDKEVVETLDKYIDSNYRIAEDVVDIVYQQQAIFKVRAVTRCTGSLEGHKEAVISVAFSPDGKHLASGSGDTTIRLWDIYTQTPHFTCQGHKHWVLCVSWSPCGSKFASACKNGSIFLWDPSTGQQIGKAMAGHKMWVTSLCWEPYHKNPECQFLASSSKDGDVRIWDTKRAQVSRILSGHTKSVTCVKWGGNGLIYSASQDRTIKVWRAEDGVLCRTLEGHAHWINTLALNVDYVLRTGPFQFNPNANNTLSPLQCATEQYKRLGEEKLVSGSDDFTLFLWKPEKEKKPIARMTGHQQLVNDVKFSPDGRTIASASFDKSIKLWDSLGAFITTLRGHVQAVYSVAWSADSQMLVSGSADSTVKVWRIKTGKLMHDLPGHADEVYAIDWSPDSLRVASGGKDKILRIWQH, via the exons ATGTCCAGTAACATTGCAGTTGACAATGTCGTTGCAGAAAAAGATAAACTTGTTAAGTGCTGTTTTAAGTCACCGGATACTGGCGAAATTCTGAACAATTGTGGATTTGATTTGCCACGTAATATTTCTGTGAGTTTCCTGGAGAAGTTTTGCAAAACCCTGTTGGGCGAAGATGACACGGCGCctttagtattttatataaatgataaagaaGTTGTAGAGACGTTAGATAAATACATAGACTCTAACTATCGCATTGCGGAAGATGTTGTAGACATTGTGTATCAGCAGCAGGCGATATTCAAAGTCAGAGCTGTTACAAGATGTACAGGATCTTTAGAAG GGCACAAAGAAGCTGTTATATCAGTTGCATTTTCACCCGACGGCAAACATTTGGCCAGTGGCTCCGGTGACACGACTATAAGATTATGGGATATCTATACGCAAACGCCACATTTTACGTGTCAGGGACATAAACATTGGGTCTTGTGCGTTTCTTGGTCACCCTGTGGTTCTAAATTTGCCTCTGCGTGTAAAAATGGATCGATTTTTCTGTGGGACCCTTCTACCGGGCAGCAAATAG GAAAAGCCATGGCAGGACATAAAATGTGGGTAACATCATTGTGCTGGGAACCTTACCATAAGAATCCAGAGTGCCAGTTTTTGGCAAGCTCGTCCAAGGATGGCGATGTACGAATCTGGGACACAAAGAGAGCACAAGTCTCTCGTATCTTATCTGGTCATACAAAAAGCGTGACTTGTGTCAAGTGGGGTGGTAACGGCCTTATCTATTCTGCTTCTCAAGACAGGACCATCAAAGTATGGAGAGCGGAAGAT GGTGTATTGTGTAGAACTTTAGAAGGTCATGCTCACTGGATTAATACCTTGGCTTTAAACGTCGATTATGTGCTTCGGACTGGTCCGTTTCAATTCAATCCAAATGCAAATAACACGCTTAGCCCACTGCAATGTGCAACTGAACAATATAAACGTTTGGGTGAAGAGAAACTTGTGTCCGGGTCTGACGATTTCACGTTATTCTTGTGGAAaccagaaaaagagaaaaaaccaATTG caAGGATGACCGGTCATCAGCAACTTGTCAACGATGTTAAATTTTCACCTGATGGTCGTACGATTGCATCCGCATCTTTTGACAAGTCCATCAAATTATGGGATTCTCTTGGGGCTTTTATCACCACATTAAGGGGTCATGTTCAAGCAGTTTATTCTGTAGCATGGAGTGCAGACTCTCAAATGTTGGTCAGTGGCAGTGCGGACTCGACTGTGAAAG TTTGGCGTATCAAAACTGGAAAACTGATGCATGATTTACCCGGTCACGCGGATGAAGTTTACGCGATTGACTGGTCACCTGATAGTCTACGAGTCGCATCAGGTGGAAAGGACAAAATATTACGGATATGGCAACATTAA
- the LOC105276508 gene encoding BRCA1-associated RING domain protein 1 isoform X1, with translation MDVSWTNTINALEDFVRVLLCEKCGSKPISPRRLTNCGHFFCYNCIKSAIKCVKCDVPVQPREMSPDHLVSGLIQHCDIIAEIIGERDLWNNTASTLNASFNTTVSQIIRPQKQSYISKNIEKTNPKGETALHTACLRKNAEKVKLLLLAGANPNTKDNAGWTPLQEVVSYGQIEICKMLLDAGASPNISGYENKRPLHEAAKSDRIEEARLLLRHGADENLCDQYGKKPIDYCYSEEMRQLLMDGSSRSLSTETSHVNQTLDKSFYAGNDKFVILASHLKLENKKLLCVTAAKHKFKTLTTYRPGVTHVIVEANEHNVTKLTLDVLFTIVRGNWLLNSEWIQLAEYMDDISDMDLGLFEVGGAPTHGIPKKARQNTEDQNPRLFNNCFFHFALQANTTYQIGDLQLTKDNLIKLVKEGEGTVLMREPNPEDLNDMSQLIPFHIANDSSHPLHKCTHYVIYMPGKGEPLIKYNMPHIKSLPLVWLIECIEKFTLINPVHLGLS, from the exons atggatGTTTCGTGGACAAATACAATTAATGCGTTGGAAGATTTTGTGAGAGTTTTGCTTTGTGAAAAATg TGGGTCTAAGCCAATATCTCCCAGAAGACTTACAAATTGCGGGCactttttttgttataattgtaTCAAGTCTGCAATAAAATGTGTCAAGTGTGACGTACCAGTGCAACCAAGAGAAATGAGTCCTGATCATCTGGTATCCGGTCTCATTCAGCATTGTGATATAATCGCAGAGATTATTGGTGAAAG GGATCTATGGAATAATACTGCAAGTACACTCAATGCATCGTTCAATACTACGGTATCCCAGATAATTCGACCGCAGAAACAATCttatataagtaaaaatatagaaaaaacaaATCCAAAAGGAGAAACAGCATTGCACACTGCGTGCTTAAGG aaaaatgcTGAGAAAGTTAAACTTCTTTTGCTGGCTGGTGCAAATCCTAATACAAAGGATAATGCTGGTTGGACACCATTG CAAGAAGTAGTCAGTTATGGACAGATTGAAATATGTAAGATGCTATTAGATGCTGGAGCATCACCAAATATATCGggatatgaaaataaaagaccACTACACGAAGCTGCCAAGTCTGATAGGATTGAAGAAGCTAGATTATTATTGAGACATGGTGCTGATGAAAATTTATGCGACCAATATGGCAAGAAGCCTAT AGATTACTGTTACTCGGAGGAGATGCGTCAGCTCTTGATGGATGGATCATCACGATCCTTGTCCACGGAGACATCGCATGTTAATCAAACGTTAGATAAATCATTTTACGCAGGAAatgataaatttgtaattcttGCATCACATTTgaaacttgaaaataaaaaattactttgtGTCACGGCCGCAAAgcataaatttaaaactttgACCACGTACAG gcCAGGTGTCACACATGTCATAGTGGAGGCAAACGAGCACAACGTCACGAAATTGACGCTCGATGTTTTGTTCACGATTGTTCGTGGGAATTGGCTTCTCAACAGTGAAT GGATTCAACTGGCAGAGTACATGGATGATATATCTGATATGGATCTTGGATTGTTTGAAGTCGGCGGCGCACCGACTCATGGTATCCCCAAGAAAGCAAGGCAAAATACAGAGGATCAAAATCCACGTCTGTTCAACAACtgttttttccattttgcttTACAAGCAAATACAACTTATCAGATCGGTGATTTGCAACTGACTAAAGATAATCTTATTAAACTTGTGAAGGAAGGAGAGGGAACGGTTCTCATGAGAGAGCCAAATCCTGAAGATCTAAATGACATGTCGCAACTGATACCTTTTCACATTGCGAACGACTCGTCTCATCCCTTGCACAAGTGTAcacattatgttatatatatgccAGGCAAAGGTGAACCGCTCATTAAGTACAACATGCCGCACATCAAGAGTCTACCGCTGGTATGGCTAATTGAATGCATCGAGAAATTTACTCTAATCAATCCAGTTCACCTGGGACTCTCCTAA
- the LOC105276508 gene encoding BRCA1-associated RING domain protein 1 isoform X2 has protein sequence MSPDHLVSGLIQHCDIIAEIIGERDLWNNTASTLNASFNTTVSQIIRPQKQSYISKNIEKTNPKGETALHTACLRKNAEKVKLLLLAGANPNTKDNAGWTPLQEVVSYGQIEICKMLLDAGASPNISGYENKRPLHEAAKSDRIEEARLLLRHGADENLCDQYGKKPIDYCYSEEMRQLLMDGSSRSLSTETSHVNQTLDKSFYAGNDKFVILASHLKLENKKLLCVTAAKHKFKTLTTYRPGVTHVIVEANEHNVTKLTLDVLFTIVRGNWLLNSEWIQLAEYMDDISDMDLGLFEVGGAPTHGIPKKARQNTEDQNPRLFNNCFFHFALQANTTYQIGDLQLTKDNLIKLVKEGEGTVLMREPNPEDLNDMSQLIPFHIANDSSHPLHKCTHYVIYMPGKGEPLIKYNMPHIKSLPLVWLIECIEKFTLINPVHLGLS, from the exons ATGAGTCCTGATCATCTGGTATCCGGTCTCATTCAGCATTGTGATATAATCGCAGAGATTATTGGTGAAAG GGATCTATGGAATAATACTGCAAGTACACTCAATGCATCGTTCAATACTACGGTATCCCAGATAATTCGACCGCAGAAACAATCttatataagtaaaaatatagaaaaaacaaATCCAAAAGGAGAAACAGCATTGCACACTGCGTGCTTAAGG aaaaatgcTGAGAAAGTTAAACTTCTTTTGCTGGCTGGTGCAAATCCTAATACAAAGGATAATGCTGGTTGGACACCATTG CAAGAAGTAGTCAGTTATGGACAGATTGAAATATGTAAGATGCTATTAGATGCTGGAGCATCACCAAATATATCGggatatgaaaataaaagaccACTACACGAAGCTGCCAAGTCTGATAGGATTGAAGAAGCTAGATTATTATTGAGACATGGTGCTGATGAAAATTTATGCGACCAATATGGCAAGAAGCCTAT AGATTACTGTTACTCGGAGGAGATGCGTCAGCTCTTGATGGATGGATCATCACGATCCTTGTCCACGGAGACATCGCATGTTAATCAAACGTTAGATAAATCATTTTACGCAGGAAatgataaatttgtaattcttGCATCACATTTgaaacttgaaaataaaaaattactttgtGTCACGGCCGCAAAgcataaatttaaaactttgACCACGTACAG gcCAGGTGTCACACATGTCATAGTGGAGGCAAACGAGCACAACGTCACGAAATTGACGCTCGATGTTTTGTTCACGATTGTTCGTGGGAATTGGCTTCTCAACAGTGAAT GGATTCAACTGGCAGAGTACATGGATGATATATCTGATATGGATCTTGGATTGTTTGAAGTCGGCGGCGCACCGACTCATGGTATCCCCAAGAAAGCAAGGCAAAATACAGAGGATCAAAATCCACGTCTGTTCAACAACtgttttttccattttgcttTACAAGCAAATACAACTTATCAGATCGGTGATTTGCAACTGACTAAAGATAATCTTATTAAACTTGTGAAGGAAGGAGAGGGAACGGTTCTCATGAGAGAGCCAAATCCTGAAGATCTAAATGACATGTCGCAACTGATACCTTTTCACATTGCGAACGACTCGTCTCATCCCTTGCACAAGTGTAcacattatgttatatatatgccAGGCAAAGGTGAACCGCTCATTAAGTACAACATGCCGCACATCAAGAGTCTACCGCTGGTATGGCTAATTGAATGCATCGAGAAATTTACTCTAATCAATCCAGTTCACCTGGGACTCTCCTAA
- the LOC105276509 gene encoding LOW QUALITY PROTEIN: protein masquerade (The sequence of the model RefSeq protein was modified relative to this genomic sequence to represent the inferred CDS: substituted 4 bases at 4 genomic stop codons), translated as MILRTAPGGIVLLLALAGSVGGQDDDSLASTFLSGFLNSLTSTAKIADCPGVCVHALATLMCDDVLEDVQCPTSSMRCCLEDPINSTASSSENVIDDEGPTTTLSTTVVKTTTISTTTPATTTTTLGTSTSSTSAKITPESHSETNEKSPTKTCSGICMAERIADYCDAVLMIESLCKPGYKCCVSRDAFGDSPPPELQVIDRTNSSRYDEKKGDGSSSKISFSSTTTRPNASSSTSTSAISAIATTMMTTMSALTRQPAVTTMATTTRPKPVSKPCKGECTSDLSAFFCNNIDGDADCPADGSVLTVCCINDPPPQKTVIKSTETTTTIRPYTKAPQPRLPPCPGFCLLTIMAAFCERPNLIIAKTSTCQSGSICCDNTKSPPQVINXSSVWICQPAQRXXDRNCLPIXTARPRPRPTPRPTTTVSLPPDPRPECPGSCIVSYLSFTCFRNAELTNLFKCKKQGHQCCAPKSLIREFHGGNATEPVLTNRNDTFHVTPRPYATPLTTSIYETTTVTTTTRSPVYSKYVCGVKGTSRGPIQARSSDRVARVVGGEDADANEWCWQVALINSLNQYLCGGALIGTQWVLTAAHCVTNIVRSGDAIYVRVGDHDLTRKYGSPGAQTLRVATTYIHHNHNSQTLDNDIALLKLHGQAELKDGVCLVCLPARGVSHTAGKRCTVTGYGYMGESGPIPLRVREAEIPIVSDAECIRKVNAVTEKIFILPASSFCAGGEQGNDACQGDGGGPLVCQDDGFYELAGLVSWGFGCGRQNVPGVYVKVSSYIGWINQIISVNNL; from the exons ATGATACTGAGAACCGCCCCTGGGGGCATCGTCCTTCTGCTCGCGCTTGCCGGGTCAGTTGGCGGTCAGGATGACGATTCTTTGGCTAGTACTTTTCTATCAG gttttttaaattcattaacAAGCACGGCGAAGATCGCCGACTGTCCGGGAGTATGTGTACACGCGCTGGCGACCTTAATGTGCGACGACGTTCTGGAGGATGTCCAGTGTCCCACGTCGAGTATGCGGTGCTGCCTCGAGGATCCGATAAACAGTACTGCCTCATCCTCAGAGAATGTTATTGACGACGAAGGGCCGACCACGACTCTATCCACGACGGTGGTCAAGACGACCACGATTTCTACGACGACACCCGCGACGACTACTACGACGCTCGGCACGTCTACTTCTTCCACTTCGGCAAAAATTACACCA GAAAGCCACAGCGAGACAAATGAGAAGTCACCGA CGAAAACTTGTTCGGGCATCTGCATGGCCGAGAGAATCGCCGATTATTGCGACGCCGTGCTCATGATAGAGAGCCTTTGCAAACCGGGCTACAAATGTTGCGTGTCCAGAGACGCTTTCGGGGATTCTCCGCCGCCTGAGCTTCAAGTGATCGATCGTACGAATTCTTCCCGTTACGATGAGAAAAAGGGTGACGGATCCTCCAGCAAGATCTCGTTCTCGTCAACGACAACGCGACCGAACGCATCGTCATCAACGAGCACTTCAGCGATCTCCGCGATTGCGACGACAATGATGACAACGATGTCGGCGCTTACAAGGCAGCCGGCAGTGACGACAATGGCGACGACAACGAGGCCAAAGCCAGTATCAAAGCCGTGCAAAGGAGAATGCACGAGCGATCTGTCCGCGTTCTTCTGCAACAACATCGACGGAGACGCGGATTGTCCCGCCGATGGATCCGTCTTGACGGTTTGCTGCATCAATGATCCGCCACCGCAAAAAACGGTAATAAAATCCACT gaaacgacaacgacgatccGACCGTACACGAAAGCTCCTCAACCGAGGCTGCCACCGTGTCCCGGCTTTTGTCTCCTGACAATTATGGCAGCGTTCTGCGAGCGACCGAACTTGATCATAGCGAAAACGTCGACTTGCCAATCTGGCTCGATCTGTTGCGACAATACGAAGAGCCCGCCAcaggtaattaattaatcctcTGTCTGGATTTGCCAACCTGCACAAAGATAATGAGATAGAAATTGTTTACCGATATAGACGGCGAGACCAAGACCGAGACCTACCCCGCGACCAACGACAACGGTGTCGTTACCACCGGACCCACGCCCGGAATGTCCCGGCTCCTGCATCGTGTCCTACTTGTCGTTCACCTGTTTCA GAAACGCCGAGCTGACGAATCTGTTCAAGTGCAAGAAACAGGGACACCAGTGCTGCGCTCCGAAATCTCTGATAAGAGAATTCCACGGTGGAAATGCCACGGAACCGGTCTTGACCAACAGGAACGATACGTTCCACGTCACTCCCCGACCTTACGCCACTCCACTTACGACGTCGATTT ACGAAACGACAACGGTTACCACTACGACCAGGAGTCCGGTGTACAGTAAATACGTTTGCGGCGTAAAGGGAACCTCTCGCGGCCCGATTCAGGCACGAAGTTCCGACAGAGTCGCGCGCGTGGTAGGAGGTGAGGATGCAGACGCGAACGAGTGGTGCTGGCAGGTCGCCCTGATAAATTCCCTGAACCAGTATTTGTGCGGCGGTGCGCTCATAGGAACGCAGTGGGTCCTCACTGCGGCACACTGTGTCACAAA CATCGTGAGATCCGGCGACGCGATCTACGTGAGAGTGGGTGATCACGATCTCACCCGAAAGTACGGAAGCCCCGGCGCGCAAACCTTACGCGTTGCAACCACGTACATCCATCACAATCACAACAGCCAGACGCTCGATAATGATATCGCCTTGCTGAAGCTTCACGGTCAAGCGGAACTGAAAGACGGAGTCTGTCTGGTCTGTTTACCTGCGCGAGGTGTCAGCCACACCGCCGGGAAGAGATGCACAGTGACCGGTTATGGATACATGGGAGAAT CTGGTCCCATACCCCTTCGCGTACGCGAAGCGGAAATACCTATTGTCAGCGATGCTGAATGCATAAGGAAAGTAAATGCCGTGACTGAGAAAATCTTTATTCTACCGGCCAGCAGTTTCTGCGCTGGTGGGGAGCAGGGAAATGATGCCTGTCAG GGCGACGGTGGAGGTCCTTTGGTATGTCAGGACGATGGTTTTTACGAACTCGCTGGATTGGTGTCCTGGGGATTCGGTTGCGGCCGCCAAAATGTGCCGGGCGTCTATGTAAAGGTCTCTTCGTACATCGGCTGGATAAATCAGATTATATCGGTGAATAATCTCTAG